In Ammospiza caudacuta isolate bAmmCau1 chromosome 2, bAmmCau1.pri, whole genome shotgun sequence, a genomic segment contains:
- the FILIP1L gene encoding filamin A-interacting protein 1-like isoform X2 produces MVVDEQQRLTEQVNQQSKKIQELTTSTEQAHEKLTFAEAKNQEEKQRSSRLEAEIHAQSSRISQDQEAMMAKLTNEDSQNRQLRLKLTTLSRQIDELEETNRSLRKAEEELQDIRDKINKGECGNTALMTEVEELRKRLLEMEGKDEELTKMEDQCRELNRKLEQEASQSKNLKGEVDKLNKRIMELEKLEDAFNKSKQECYSLKCNLEREKILTKQLSHELDGLKARVGELEAIESKLEKTEFTLKEDLTKLKSLTVMLVDERKTMGEKIKQTEEKLQAATSQLQVEQNKVMSVTEKLMEESKKALKSKSDAEEKMSSVTKERDELKNKLKAEEEKGSDLVSKVNILSKRLQSLEDVEKEFLKSKRKESTKSSTSLQQENNIIKELSQEVERLKQKLNEMKSVEDDLMKTEDEFESLERKYVREQDRARLLSEELEAVKMELARYKLTEKAESNQERLFKKLREEEAKSSHLSREVDALKEKVHEYVATEDLICHLRGDHTVLQKKLLQQENKNRELAREMESLTKELERYRSFSKNIRPGLNGKKIPDVQVFSKEIQTDPADNEPPDYKTLMPLERTVVNGQLYEDSDNEEEQTASFKSNSSTANAANKKLWIPWMRSKESHPQNGKIHTKQNGNCAQTGDLVLSHTPGQPLHIKVTPDHRQNTATLEITSPTTESPHSYTSTAVIPNCGTPKQRITIIQNASLTPVKSKGGEGYMTPEHVISPITMTTTFSRSQTPESCGSLTPERTMSPLALPGSSSQEQTLSSEPLETGAKHTVFRVSPDRQSSWQFQRSNSTGSSVITTEDNKIHIHLGSPYVQALTASKPTSPCNAVQDSRTPALANGLPTKPTNKITSSITITPTATPLPRQSQITVSNVYN; encoded by the coding sequence ATGGTGGTAGATGAACAGCAAAGACTCACTGAGCAGGTGAAtcaacaaagtaaaaaaattcaagaattAACCACTTCTACAGAACAAGCACACGAAAAGCTGACTTTTGCTGAAGCAAAAAATCAAGAAGAGAAACAGAGATCCAGCAGGCTGGAGGCTGAAATTCACGCCCAGAGCAGTAGGATTTCCCAAGACCAAGAAGCAATGATGGCCAAACTAACCAATGAAGACAGCCAGAATCGCCAGCTCCGGCTCAAATTAACGACTCTCAGCCGGCAAATTGATGAGCTGGAAGAGACCAACAGATCTTTACGAAAGGCAGAAGAAGAACTGCAAGACATAAGGGATAAGATAAATAAGGGAGAGTGTGGGAACACTGCACTTATGACTGAAGTGGAAGAACTACGGAAACGGCTGCTGGAGATGGAAGGAAAAGATGAAGAGCTCACAAAAATGGAAGATCAGTGCAGAGAACTTAATAGAAAGTTAGAACAAGAAGCATCACAGAGCAAGAACCTTAAAGGGGAAGTGGATAAACTTAATAAAAGAATTATGGAGCTGGAGAAACTAGAAGATGCTTTCAACAAGAGTAAACAGGAATGTTACTCCCTGAAATGCAAcctagaaagagaaaaaattttaaCAAAGCAGTTGTCCCATGAGCTGGATGGTTTAAAAGCTAGAGTTGGTGAGCTTGAAGCAATTGAAAGCAAGTTAGAAAAAACTGAGTTTACACTTAAAGAAGATTTAACAAAGCTGAAGAGTTTAACAGTGATGCTGGTGGATGAAAGAAAAACTATGggtgaaaaaataaagcaaacagaagaaaagctgCAAGCTGCAACTTCCCAGCTTCAGGTGGAACAAAATAAAGTGATGTCAGTTACAGAAAAGCTGATGGAGGAAAGTAAAAAGGCACTGAAATCAAAATCTgatgcagaggaaaaaatgtcCAGTGTTACAAAAGAAAGAGAtgaactgaaaaacaaactgaaagcagaagaggagaaaggaagtGATCTTGTTTCCAAAGTGAATATTCTAAGTAAAAGACTTCAGTCCCTGGAAGATGTTGAAAAAGAGTTTCTTAAAAGTAAACGTAAGGAGAGTACTAAATCCAGCACCTCcttgcagcaggaaaacaacaTAATCAAAGAGCTTTCTCAAGAAGTTGAGAGGCTTAAGCAGAAGCTCAACGAAATGAAGTCAGTAGAAGATGATCTTATGAAAACTGAAGATGAATTTGAGTCTCTAGAACGAAAATATGTTAGGGAacaggacagagccaggctcctCTCAGAGGAGTTGGAGGCTGTGAAAATGGAATTGGCGAGGTATAAATTAACAGAAAAGGCAGAGTCCAATCAGGAGCGCCTTTTCAAGAAACTCAGAGAAGAGGAAGCTAAATCGAGTCACCTTTCCAGAGAAGTAGATGCACTGAAAGAGAAAGTTCATGAATACGTGGCAACAGAAGACCTAATCTGTCACCTGCGAGGCGATCACACAGTCTTACAGAAGAAACTCCTgcagcaagaaaacaaaaacagggAGTTAGCAAGAGAGATGGAGAGCCTCACCAAAGAGCTGGAGAGGTACAGATCCTTCAGCAAGAATATCAGGCCTGGTCTCAATGGAAAGAAAATTCCAGATGTGCAAgttttttctaaagaaatccAAACAGATCCAGCAGACAACGAACCCCCCGATTACAAAACCCTCATGCCTTTGGAGCGAACGGTTGTAAACGGGCAGCTCTATGAAGACAGTGATAATGAGGAGGAACAAACAGCGTCTTTCAAAAGCAACTCATCCACAGCAAATGCCGCCAACAAAAAGTTATGGATCCCTTGGATGAGGTCCAAAGAGAGCCATCCTCAAAATGGAAAGATACACACAAAGCAAAATGGAAACTGTGCGCAGACTGGAGATCTAGTGCTCAGCCATACACCGGGCCAACCCCTTCACATAAAAGTAACTCCAGACCATAGACAGAACACAGCAACCCTTGAAATAACCAGTCCTACCACTGAAAGCCCTCACTCCTACACCAGCACAGCAGTTATACCAAACTGTGGCACTCCAAAGCAAAGAATAACCATTATTCAAAACGCCTCCTTAACACCTGTAAAATCAAAAGGAGGAGAAGGTTACATGACCCCAGAGCATGTAATTTCTCCTATTACTATGACTACTACTTTTTCAAGATCTCAAACTCCTGAATCGTGTGGTTCTCTAACTCCTGAAAGAACAATGTCCCCTTTGGCTTTGCCCGGCTCAAGTTCTCAGGAACAAACACTCTCCTCGGAGCCTCTGGAAACGGGAGCCAAGCACACTGTTTTTAGAGTATCCCCAGACAGGCAGTCATCATGGCAGTTTCAGAGATCTAACAGTACAGGATCAAGTGTCATAACTACTGAGGATAACAAGATCCACATTCATTTAGGAAGTCCTTATGTGCAAGCTCTCACCGCTTCCAAGCCCACCAGCCCTTGCAATGCAGTGCAAGACAGCAGAACTCCAGCCCTAGCTAATGGCCTGCCCACTAAGCCCACCAATAAAATCACCAGCAGTATTACTATCACACCAACAGCCACTCCTCTTCCACGGCAATCACAAATTACAGTAAGTAATGTCTATAACTGA